CTCTACTCAACTTGCTATGTAGCTCTACTCAACTTACTATGAAGCTCTACTCAACTTACTATGTAGCTCTACTCAACTTACTATGTAGCTCTATTCAACTTGCTATGTAGCTCTATTCAACTTGCTATGTAGCTCTACTCAACTTGCTATGTAGCTCTACTCAACTTAGATTCAGGGAGCTACTGAGCTGAAGCTTAGGCATTAGATTCAGGGAGCTGCTGAGCTGAAGCTTAGGCATTAGATTCAGGTAGCTGCTGAGCTGAAGCTTAGGCATTAGATTCAGGGAGCTGCTGAGCTGAAGCTTAGGCATTAGATTCAGGGATCTAACAAGTCACCAAGTCCTCTGTTATATGGAGAAGATAGGGTTAACAGTCATTACCATCCCAAGCATCAAAACACTGTTAGCCCGCTGAGCTGAAGCCTTAGATCAGGTAGCTAACGTTAAGTCCTTACCATCCCAGGCGTCGAACATGTCTGTGATGAAGTAGTCTATGAAGGAGATCTGGGACTTAGGAATGCTGCAGGTGTTCCTGTCAAACACAGGCATGACCACCGGTAgactctgcctcttctcctcgtcagtctggaacacacacacacagacagacacacacacacacacacacacgcgcagacgcacgcacgcacgcacacacgcacacacacacacacacacacacacacacacacacacacacacacacacacacacacacacacacacacacacacacacacacacacacacacacacacacacacacacacacacacacacacgcagtgtcTTTACTGAGTGTGTACCAATATTTCCTGACTGGTACAGTACATCTAATCAAAACAATCAATGAATGCTGCTCCAGTAGGCTGTGTGTTTCACATTCCACATCAGCTAACTGCTGAATCCCCAAaggtcctctgttctactgtatctATTCGTGTTCCACACCGCAGCAtcacgtctctctcctctcaccactgTCCTGTACCTGTGCAAAGTATTCCTCTGAGATGCGCCCGGCCCATTCTATGCACAGCTCCAGCGGTCGGCACGGATTGGAGATGTCGGCACACTTGATCAGCATGCGCTTGACAAGGATCCGGTTGTCTGGGGACGTTAGGATGCCTTTGACAGACTCCTCGTCGCCGATTCCCTAAGGAGAggggacacggacacacacacggacacgcacgcacgcacgcacgcacgcacgcacgcacgcacgcacgcacgcacgcacgcacgcacgcacgcacgcacgcacgcacgcacgcacgcacgcacgcacgcacgcacgcacgcacgcacgcacgcacacacacacacacacac
The window above is part of the Oncorhynchus gorbuscha isolate QuinsamMale2020 ecotype Even-year unplaced genomic scaffold, OgorEven_v1.0 Un_scaffold_14212, whole genome shotgun sequence genome. Proteins encoded here:
- the LOC124030706 gene encoding high affinity cAMP-specific and IBMX-insensitive 3',5'-cyclic phosphodiesterase 8A-like — encoded protein: RSGSRAVRVQGGQSPGRSGSRAVRVQSGQGPERSGSRAVRVQSGQGPGRSGSRAVRVQSGQGPERSGSRAVRVQGGHGDFLMKLGIGDEESVKGILTSPDNRILVKRMLIKCADISNPCRPLELCIEWAGRISEEYFAQTDEEKRQSLPVVMPVFDRNTCSIPKSQISFIDYFITDMFDAWD